A window of Dorea formicigenerans contains these coding sequences:
- a CDS encoding RluA family pseudouridine synthase, with protein sequence MINNINILYEDTQILVCVKPAGVATQSKRIGSPDMVSLLKNHISMTSGKSGEPYLAVIHRLDQPVSGILVFAKTPAAAKDLNRQLTTSGFGKHYYALVAGTPEPTSADLENFLVKDARTNTSRICQKGTADAKLAKLHYDLVDTTFFADIASSIPVATSQLKIKLDTGRHHQIRVQLSGMGCPIIGDTKYNPDSPKLTARRTPLCLCAYQLEFRHPVTKKAMTFSLDHYV encoded by the coding sequence ATGATAAATAACATCAACATTTTATACGAAGATACACAGATTCTGGTCTGTGTCAAACCGGCCGGAGTTGCAACCCAAAGCAAACGCATCGGCTCCCCTGACATGGTGAGCCTTTTAAAAAATCATATCAGCATGACTTCTGGTAAATCCGGTGAGCCGTACCTTGCCGTCATTCACAGACTGGATCAGCCGGTAAGTGGAATTCTCGTCTTCGCCAAGACGCCTGCTGCCGCAAAGGATCTGAACCGGCAGCTTACAACTTCCGGCTTCGGTAAGCATTACTATGCATTAGTTGCGGGAACACCAGAACCAACATCTGCTGATTTAGAAAACTTCCTTGTAAAAGATGCCAGAACAAATACTTCCAGAATCTGTCAGAAAGGTACTGCAGATGCCAAATTAGCAAAGCTTCATTATGATTTAGTTGATACTACATTTTTTGCTGATATTGCTTCCTCAATTCCTGTCGCGACCAGCCAGCTAAAAATCAAGTTAGATACTGGACGCCATCATCAAATTCGTGTGCAGCTTTCCGGTATGGGCTGCCCGATCATCGGTGACACGAAGTATAACCCCGACTCACCGAAGCTGACCGCGAGGCGCACACCACTGTGTCTTTGTGCATATCAGTTGGAGTTCAGGCACCCTGTCACAAAGAAAGCAATGACATTTTCACTTGATCATTATGTATAA
- a CDS encoding uroporphyrinogen decarboxylase family protein has product MHKDDQMTPKERAFALFAGKPVDRMPIKLFSPYIGMNFGASYQDAFVEAKSRAHWLIESYKRFGQDGLSVNYRIDGIPVAFGAESTYDPLGIPMIKENILKDFSEIDQLDLEKIRFENDPNAQTAFEAVQIIQDALNDEIFTGVGLMGPFTTAANLAGVEIILKSMRKDKEGLHKLLDFAADITIEVGRKFVENQIGIGLAEPTASLLSPKQFREFVIPYYVKVMDKWKEWGSRGSGFHICGDTTKLLETFPEMGIRGVSIDSAVDIAVAKDLVGDKLSIMGNVSPIEILRGTPESIEQAVIDCFRKCWDNPRGFTIAPGCDIPVQTSLENIDAYMSAARKCAKYPVQPSNWE; this is encoded by the coding sequence ATGCACAAAGATGATCAAATGACCCCTAAAGAACGGGCATTTGCCCTGTTTGCAGGAAAACCAGTAGACCGTATGCCGATCAAGTTATTTTCACCATATATTGGAATGAACTTCGGGGCATCTTATCAAGATGCTTTCGTAGAGGCAAAATCACGCGCTCACTGGCTTATCGAAAGCTACAAACGTTTCGGGCAAGATGGCTTAAGTGTCAACTACCGTATTGACGGAATCCCGGTTGCTTTCGGTGCAGAATCTACATACGATCCACTCGGAATTCCTATGATTAAGGAAAATATTTTAAAAGATTTTTCTGAGATTGATCAATTAGACCTGGAAAAAATTCGCTTTGAAAATGACCCGAACGCCCAGACTGCATTTGAGGCTGTCCAAATTATTCAAGACGCATTAAACGATGAGATTTTCACAGGAGTCGGTCTAATGGGACCATTTACAACTGCTGCCAACCTTGCCGGTGTTGAAATAATCCTAAAATCTATGCGAAAAGATAAAGAAGGACTTCATAAACTTCTGGACTTCGCTGCGGACATTACGATTGAAGTTGGACGTAAATTCGTGGAGAATCAGATTGGGATCGGACTTGCTGAGCCAACAGCTTCCCTTCTGTCACCAAAACAGTTCCGTGAATTTGTCATTCCTTATTATGTAAAAGTTATGGACAAATGGAAAGAATGGGGCAGCCGCGGCTCTGGTTTCCACATTTGCGGAGATACAACAAAACTTCTGGAGACCTTCCCTGAGATGGGTATCCGTGGAGTCAGTATCGATAGTGCCGTAGATATTGCTGTTGCCAAAGATCTTGTTGGCGATAAACTTTCCATCATGGGAAATGTCTCACCAATTGAAATTCTGCGAGGCACTCCGGAATCTATCGAACAGGCTGTCATCGACTGCTTCCGCAAATGCTGGGACAACCCACGTGGATTCACGATTGCTCCTGGATGTGATATTCCGGTTCAGACATCACTGGAAAACATTGATGCTTATATGAGTGCAGCAAGAAAATGTGCAAAATACCCAGTACAGCCATCGAATTGGGAATAA
- a CDS encoding uroporphyrinogen decarboxylase family protein has protein sequence MKIEKNAKDLMTPIERKKAIQNGEMADRVMAMPFTSEFKCYLSGISVRDFWFDVKKMAQAERIVFNRYGYDRIVIGPNTRGIVEALGGKFIYPENGVPYADAPMISDYKKLDEMEPVEAKRDPRIAVFIEEAKILSEEAQGIVPIEASIGGPFTITSSLRGVEKLLRDCRKYGEEVHRLMRIVTDSQKSCIDMAAQYGLGIAMADPVANPALIGPKMYEKFVFPYTKELTDYAYEKTGHKVSLHMCGDTRSIWKYLGQYQLNELSLDNIIDIKQAADEIGSEVPIAGNVDPVSIVMKGRKEEIFADVKRCVEIGSKAKKGYTLATGCDIPETTDPQKIDWFMDAARACGEYKG, from the coding sequence ATGAAAATTGAAAAGAATGCGAAAGATCTGATGACACCAATTGAACGAAAGAAGGCAATTCAAAATGGTGAGATGGCAGACCGAGTGATGGCGATGCCATTTACCAGCGAGTTTAAGTGCTATCTGAGTGGAATCAGTGTTCGTGATTTTTGGTTCGATGTAAAAAAAATGGCACAGGCAGAGAGAATTGTATTTAATCGTTACGGCTATGACCGAATTGTGATTGGACCGAATACAAGAGGAATCGTGGAAGCGCTGGGAGGAAAATTTATCTATCCGGAAAATGGAGTTCCATATGCCGATGCCCCAATGATATCTGATTATAAAAAGCTTGATGAGATGGAGCCGGTCGAGGCAAAGCGAGATCCTCGAATTGCAGTATTTATAGAAGAAGCGAAAATATTGAGCGAAGAGGCGCAGGGAATTGTACCGATTGAGGCAAGCATTGGCGGACCATTTACAATTACTTCTTCGCTTCGAGGGGTGGAAAAATTGCTTAGAGATTGCCGGAAATATGGAGAGGAAGTTCATCGGCTGATGAGAATTGTAACAGATAGTCAAAAAAGCTGTATTGATATGGCAGCTCAATATGGACTTGGAATTGCCATGGCAGATCCGGTCGCAAATCCAGCATTGATTGGACCGAAAATGTATGAAAAATTCGTTTTTCCATATACAAAAGAGCTGACCGATTATGCATATGAAAAGACAGGACATAAAGTATCTCTTCATATGTGTGGAGACACAAGGAGTATTTGGAAATATCTTGGACAATATCAGTTAAATGAATTAAGCCTTGATAATATTATAGATATTAAGCAGGCGGCAGACGAGATTGGCAGTGAAGTACCGATTGCGGGAAACGTAGATCCAGTGAGCATTGTCATGAAAGGAAGGAAAGAAGAAATTTTTGCGGATGTGAAACGATGTGTAGAAATTGGAAGTAAGGCAAAGAAGGGATACACACTTGCAACGGGATGTGATATTCCAGAGACAACAGATCCACAGAAGATAGACTGGTTCATGGATGCAGCAAGAGCATGCGGGGAATATAAGGGATAA
- a CDS encoding carbohydrate ABC transporter permease has product MKYVKKAGYIVATIFFLVFTLGPFVWTFVMAITPKAEMFSNVVSLLPSHITWSNFQNLFSGGRRSVAYFTGLKNSLRAVIVTICIGMPIALVSAYTLSRMEFPGRKIIKNALLITMVIPVMATIIPLYKMFSAGHMLDNTFWLSMVYVSSYLPMATWMIINYFSTIPKELEEAAHIDGCSRGKAFFKIILPLSYPIILSVSLIMFLNTWSQFQIPLILASSMDTKPMAIVVSEFVTKDSVEYGLIATAGIVSLIPPAVTAIIFRKYLISGMVGGSVKG; this is encoded by the coding sequence ATGAAGTATGTGAAGAAAGCAGGATATATTGTTGCAACGATATTTTTTTTAGTTTTCACATTAGGACCATTTGTTTGGACTTTTGTTATGGCGATTACACCGAAAGCAGAAATGTTCTCAAATGTAGTTAGTTTATTACCGAGTCATATTACATGGAGTAATTTTCAGAATTTGTTTTCTGGCGGACGAAGAAGTGTTGCATACTTTACAGGTTTAAAAAATTCTCTTCGAGCAGTGATTGTGACGATCTGTATCGGTATGCCAATTGCTTTGGTGAGTGCATATACATTAAGCAGAATGGAGTTTCCGGGAAGGAAAATTATCAAAAATGCCTTACTTATTACGATGGTCATTCCGGTAATGGCAACTATTATTCCTCTGTATAAAATGTTTTCGGCAGGGCATATGCTGGATAATACATTTTGGCTGAGTATGGTTTATGTAAGTTCGTATCTGCCGATGGCAACGTGGATGATTATAAATTATTTTTCGACAATTCCAAAAGAGCTGGAAGAGGCGGCACACATTGATGGCTGCAGTCGAGGAAAAGCATTTTTTAAAATTATATTGCCATTGTCATATCCGATTATTTTGTCAGTGTCACTGATTATGTTCCTGAATACATGGAGCCAGTTTCAGATTCCGCTTATATTAGCTTCATCTATGGATACAAAACCTATGGCGATTGTTGTATCTGAATTTGTGACAAAAGACAGTGTAGAATATGGATTAATTGCAACAGCAGGTATTGTATCGTTGATACCACCTGCAGTAACAGCAATTATTTTCAGAAAGTATTTAATTTCTGGCATGGTAGGAGGTTCTGTAAAAGGATAA
- the spoVG gene encoding septation regulator SpoVG codes for MQITDVRVRKVAKEGKLKAVVSITMDEEFVVHDIKVIEGEKGLFIAMPSKKAVDGEYRDIAHPINSGTREKIQSIILENYEKVLEEAPEEAVI; via the coding sequence ATGCAGATAACAGATGTAAGAGTAAGAAAAGTAGCGAAGGAAGGAAAATTGAAAGCAGTAGTATCAATCACGATGGATGAAGAATTCGTTGTACATGATATTAAAGTTATTGAAGGGGAAAAAGGACTTTTTATTGCTATGCCAAGTAAAAAGGCAGTAGATGGAGAATACAGAGATATTGCTCATCCAATCAATTCCGGAACTCGCGAAAAGATTCAAAGCATCATCCTCGAGAATTACGAAAAAGTATTAGAAGAGGCACCTGAGGAAGCCGTTATCTAG
- a CDS encoding sugar ABC transporter substrate-binding protein has translation MKKKIVSMLLVAAMVASMAVGCGSKNDSGSSDTKSDKGESITFMAPDWAIPSDDQLDEFTKETGIEVEVSEVGWDDIREKLATAATGNKNVADVVEVDWSWVGEFKAAGWLEPLKISDADKEDFLTLDTFTVDDEILALPYSNDYRIAYYNKDQFAKAGINEAPKTYAEVLEDAKALKASGVDYPLAMSMNAEEKAATGLMWTAFQMDGVVWNDDGTFNKDAIMDALNYYQEVLDADLVAPEDKTASGMEAYMRICSGTASFLVGPTMFVSKTQNPDDSAVVGQVEPILAPGKDGTAKKTMALPEALGVTSTSENKEAAQKFVEWYTSADMQKELNETLGSLPTRSSVLKELVDDGTIANAGAMLEASELISSPFPNGVPAYYAEMSSAMYNAINKMALGELTPEKAYEEMSSALDQLLKEQ, from the coding sequence ATGAAAAAGAAAATTGTAAGCATGTTATTGGTTGCAGCTATGGTTGCATCGATGGCTGTTGGCTGTGGATCAAAGAATGATTCCGGAAGCAGTGACACAAAGTCTGATAAAGGAGAATCCATTACATTTATGGCGCCTGATTGGGCGATTCCATCTGATGATCAACTGGATGAATTCACAAAAGAGACTGGAATTGAGGTTGAAGTATCTGAAGTGGGCTGGGATGATATCCGTGAAAAACTGGCTACAGCTGCAACAGGAAATAAAAATGTTGCTGATGTAGTAGAAGTGGACTGGTCCTGGGTAGGAGAATTCAAGGCAGCTGGCTGGTTAGAGCCACTGAAGATTTCAGATGCAGATAAGGAAGATTTTCTTACATTAGATACATTTACAGTAGACGATGAGATTTTAGCACTTCCATATTCCAATGATTATCGTATCGCATATTATAACAAAGACCAGTTTGCTAAAGCCGGAATAAATGAAGCACCAAAAACATATGCAGAAGTTTTGGAAGATGCAAAAGCATTAAAAGCATCTGGTGTTGATTATCCGCTTGCAATGTCTATGAATGCAGAAGAGAAAGCTGCAACAGGATTAATGTGGACAGCATTCCAAATGGACGGAGTTGTATGGAATGATGATGGAACATTTAATAAAGATGCCATTATGGATGCATTAAATTATTATCAGGAAGTTTTAGATGCTGATTTGGTTGCCCCAGAGGACAAGACAGCTTCTGGTATGGAGGCTTATATGAGAATTTGCAGTGGTACAGCAAGTTTTCTTGTAGGACCAACAATGTTTGTATCTAAGACACAAAATCCGGATGATTCAGCGGTAGTAGGACAGGTTGAACCGATTCTTGCTCCAGGTAAAGACGGAACAGCGAAAAAAACAATGGCTCTTCCAGAGGCACTTGGTGTTACTTCTACATCTGAGAATAAAGAAGCTGCTCAAAAATTTGTTGAATGGTATACATCTGCTGATATGCAGAAAGAATTAAATGAAACACTTGGAAGCCTTCCAACACGTAGTTCAGTATTAAAAGAACTGGTTGATGATGGAACAATTGCAAATGCAGGAGCCATGTTAGAAGCATCTGAGTTAATTTCATCTCCATTCCCGAATGGAGTACCAGCTTATTACGCAGAAATGAGCAGTGCAATGTATAACGCAATTAATAAGATGGCGCTTGGAGAATTGACACCGGAGAAAGCCTATGAAGAGATGTCTTCAGCATTAGATCAACTGCTTAAAGAACAATAA
- a CDS encoding carbohydrate ABC transporter permease, with product MKKKILPYLLLAPMILIMGVLVFYPIITTFAYSLKRWKLTEPGNIHYIGFKNYIDILQSDSFKYSMQNTLFILVFVIVFTTIIGYLVSVYLNLECKCAGMLLAIAILPWALPPFVNGILWKFVFFSGYGFLNKILIGLGLVSKPVQFLGSRWLLLLVVSIVVVWRSVPFMALVCLAGRQSIPDAIYEAAKMDGGTPRKVFWHITMPLMKPFLALGITSTSVTAINVFDEIVALSGYGDLGKNILMESYLTTFSFLNFGKGSAMTYIVLFFALLLGIFYLRNLNKEVDY from the coding sequence ATGAAAAAAAAGATTTTACCATATCTTTTACTTGCACCCATGATTTTGATCATGGGTGTATTAGTATTTTATCCCATTATTACAACTTTTGCGTATAGTTTGAAAAGATGGAAACTTACGGAGCCGGGAAATATTCATTATATCGGATTTAAAAATTATATAGATATTTTACAGTCGGATTCATTTAAATATAGTATGCAAAATACTTTATTTATTTTAGTGTTTGTAATTGTTTTTACAACGATAATTGGATATTTAGTTTCAGTATATTTGAATTTGGAATGTAAATGTGCCGGAATGTTACTTGCAATAGCAATTCTGCCATGGGCATTACCACCATTTGTAAATGGTATTTTATGGAAATTTGTATTTTTTTCAGGATATGGATTTTTAAATAAAATACTGATTGGTCTGGGGCTGGTAAGTAAACCGGTTCAATTTCTTGGTTCGCGCTGGCTGTTATTACTGGTTGTTTCGATTGTAGTTGTATGGCGTAGTGTGCCGTTTATGGCATTGGTATGCCTGGCTGGACGCCAGTCAATTCCGGATGCTATTTATGAAGCGGCGAAAATGGATGGAGGAACGCCAAGGAAGGTATTCTGGCATATTACAATGCCACTTATGAAACCATTTTTGGCATTGGGAATTACTTCAACATCAGTAACTGCAATAAATGTTTTTGATGAAATTGTAGCACTTTCAGGATATGGAGATTTGGGGAAAAATATATTAATGGAGAGTTATTTGACTACATTTTCATTTTTGAATTTTGGAAAAGGTAGCGCAATGACGTATATTGTCTTATTTTTTGCATTACTTTTAGGAATATTCTATCTCCGGAATTTGAACAAGGAGGTGGATTATTAA
- the glgD gene encoding glucose-1-phosphate adenylyltransferase subunit GlgD produces the protein MRAVGIILAGGNNNRMKELTHKRAVAAMPIAGSYRSIDFALSNMTNSHIQKVAVLTQYNARSLNEHLNSSKWWNFGRKQGGLYVFTPTITNDNGYWYRGTADAIYQNMDFLKKSHEPYVVIASGDAVYKMDYSKVLQYHIDKKADVTVVCKEMDPSDDVSRFGTIRMDDDMRITEFEEKPMVTKSNMISTGIYVIRRRLLIDLIEHAAEEERFDFVNDVLIRYKNLKKIYGYKIDHYWSNIATVDAYYKTNMDFLKPEVRNYFFKQDPEIYSKVSDLPPAKYNPGASVKNSLVGSGSIINGTVENSVIFKQVFVGNNCVIKNSIILNDVYLGDNTYIENCIVESRDTIRANTRHVGTNGIKVVVEKNERYAL, from the coding sequence GGATGAAAGAGCTGACTCACAAAAGAGCAGTAGCAGCAATGCCAATTGCAGGAAGCTATCGATCCATTGATTTTGCACTTAGTAATATGACGAATTCTCATATTCAGAAAGTTGCGGTGTTGACGCAATATAATGCCCGTTCCTTAAATGAACATTTGAATTCTTCAAAATGGTGGAATTTCGGAAGAAAGCAGGGTGGACTGTACGTATTTACACCGACCATTACAAATGATAATGGATACTGGTATCGCGGAACGGCCGATGCCATTTACCAGAATATGGATTTCCTGAAAAAGAGTCATGAACCGTATGTTGTTATAGCATCCGGAGATGCGGTATATAAGATGGATTACAGTAAAGTTCTTCAGTATCATATTGACAAAAAGGCTGACGTTACGGTAGTATGCAAAGAGATGGATCCATCAGATGATGTGAGCCGATTCGGAACAATCCGAATGGATGACGATATGCGTATAACAGAGTTTGAAGAGAAACCGATGGTGACAAAATCAAACATGATTTCAACAGGAATCTATGTGATCAGAAGAAGATTACTGATTGATCTGATTGAGCATGCAGCGGAAGAAGAAAGGTTTGACTTCGTCAATGATGTTCTGATCCGTTATAAGAATCTGAAGAAGATCTATGGTTACAAGATTGATCATTACTGGAGCAATATTGCAACTGTAGATGCTTATTATAAGACTAATATGGACTTCTTGAAGCCGGAAGTAAGAAATTATTTCTTCAAGCAAGATCCGGAAATTTATTCAAAAGTCAGCGACCTGCCTCCTGCAAAATATAACCCAGGCGCGTCTGTCAAGAACAGTCTGGTAGGAAGCGGAAGCATTATCAACGGAACTGTGGAGAATTCCGTAATATTTAAGCAGGTATTTGTGGGAAATAACTGTGTGATCAAAAATTCAATTATTTTAAATGATGTGTATCTTGGGGATAATACTTACATTGAAAACTGCATCGTGGAAAGCCGTGATACAATCAGAGCCAACACACGTCACGTTGGAACAAACGGGATAAAAGTGGTTGTCGAAAAGAACGAGAGGTACGCACTGTAA